Genomic segment of Populus trichocarpa isolate Nisqually-1 chromosome 12, P.trichocarpa_v4.1, whole genome shotgun sequence:
TATGCAACACCTGCTTGCTGCAGCAAAGCTCCAAATGAGAATAAATGCTAGTCATCTCAAAGATCAGTGCGGTAATTTTCTGGTTTATACCACAATGAGAAATCAATTCCTTTGCTTTTCAGTTTCTCAGTTGCAGGTGCAATTCTCTCCAAAAGCTGcattataaagaaaatcaatatatatcatCTGATTCAAACAAGATCACAGAGCACACTAACGAATTTGGCACATTATTTGAAATCATGGAACAGCTACCAAAAGGGTTGAGGATCACATAGTGTAATATGAATATAGAACATTTGATCTATTTATTTTCAGAGTGAATAGACTTCTCCACATCCATCATGGGATGTGGGGTCAGTCTTTTCCTTCCAAGAAAAGGTACTTGTTCTAGCAATTTCCTTCTCATCTTTTCTGgtggaaggaagaaaaaactcCCTCATAAATGGGTACTAGATATTTTCCAATTAGAACAAGAGGGCCCAACAATTAGCTATTCAAAATTGTGACCTTAGAAGTCATATATATTTACCGCGAATGCCTTTCCATTTGGTTAAGATTTTCATGCCATTTGTCTCATGTCTGCACTCAAAGAATGgggaaaacagagaaagaacaATGCTCAATTTTGTCAAAGGAAACAGGCAGTGAAGTCTAACCTTGGCATGCAGCACACCGTTAGACACCAAAACAGATCTATCAAATACACAAAATTTTCCACCATCCATGCGAGATACTGTCCCACCAGCCTCTTCAACTATCTGCTTGATAAGTAAAAAGAAGAcattaatattgaaatatttagAACCGAGCCTGATTACTAGCAAAATTGATTCTATATTCAACACATATAGTTTGAAGTGCCTGTTTATGTTAGTTGGGGAATGCCAAGGATGGTGGCTGTGATTTTAGCAAGTTTAACAAGTGGCGAGTAAGAGAAATAATCATAGCGCCAAGAACAGTGCGACTATGTTTACTGTAGAGCTTATGGTTGAAGAGTCACCATGGAGCTTTAGGGGGAGAGCACTCGGTCAATGACTCAATGGCAAAGTCAAAATGATAAGTTACTCCTCAATTTCTAGAAAGTACAACCTTCAGCATCTTTCTTGATGGGGTAATTGCAGTAATTTTTAAGTGGACACCAACTTAGGAATCCGTTGCACATATTAGCAAAGCATTAGATATTCACCAAAGCAGAAATCTGAGTCAGGAAGCCTTACCACCACACACACCTAAAGGTAAGTTGAGTTATTTAGATTGGCATGTAGGATATAAGAGGTGCCAATACACTAATAGGTCATATTTTACCCCATTAATAAGTAATACAATCTCAAAAAGAGAAATAGAGTCTAATTGCATATGAGGCAAAAGCATTTGCAAAAAGACAACTTTTACCAGAACACCAGCAGCCATATCCCAAGGCTTAAGACGATATTCCCAATATGCTTCTACAATCCCTAGAGCTACATGGCACATGTCAACTGCAGCAGCACCCAGCCTTCTAACACCCTATACATTATTAGACagcagaaaaagaagagaatgcAAAAACAGAATATGTTATGTTAAACAAAACAACAGCCTATCAGACAAGTAaacaatttaaaaggaaaacggCAATACCCTGCTGACATCAGTAAACTCCTTGAATAGTTCTATGTTAGTGGCCCATGGATCATCATGTTCATATCCGAAGCCAGTCACAAGAAGAGACTGTTCaacctataagaaaaaaaagaaacgaaaagaaaaacaagggaACAAGAAGAACAAAAGGAAATGAGGAGCAACTTAAAAACCATGAACTTGGGGATATTTACAATCTACCTGGCTAATATAGTCAAAATGGTCAATTTATGTCATTTGTTTACCTATCCATTTCCCTTTTCATTCTTAGTGATTCTAGAAAAGATATGatgcaaaatgataattttatgtaGATAAAATGATGCAAGTCAATTAACTCTCCATGATGTGTTAAATCTATAAGAGTGAGTTCAACTCATTAGTAAGGCTTTAAGCTTCAGCAAGTATTGAAGCCAAGTTTAAAAGTAGCTCCAGATGTGATGTGTGAAAATCAAGGATCTTAATCTTAATCAACACATGATCACGTACCCGATCGGTTTGGCTTGCATGAATTTTTTGGCCATTACAGAATGCTCCTCCACCTAACATGATTAATTGTAGTACCATAGATGAACAAATGACTGAGgcaatttaataaagaaaataacaagttCAGTAAAATTTCTTACCAGCAATTGCAGTAAATGTGCGTGTATTCCAAGCCATAGGACCACCGACAAACTCCACCTAAAAACAAATGCTAGATTGTCAGCTTTCGTTTTCCTTTTCAGTCATGtaatgttgattatttttgtttcctgTGATTGtgttttcatctttcttttatgtCGAAAAAGAATTAGGCCTTGTCTACTTTATTATCTTTTAAGatagaaataaatttgattagtaCCACAGCGGCAGCCGCCGGATTCCCTCGGAACAGAACTCCCACAGAAACTGCAAAGCTAGGATAACCATGTGCAAAATTTGTGGTTCCATCTACATAAATAGCAATGTTTGATAACTTCAAGTCacttaacatgaaaaaataacaaagatctACTCATGCAAAGCTTTTCTGATATATGTCTAGAAAAGATGCCAATCATAATGCTATCAATGATGCATAAttgataatcaaaattaaattctaaaattctaTATAACTGTAGTTTCCACAcccagaaaagagaaaaaatgaaaaaagaaatcttcaAAACGAAAAAGTAAAaagcataacaaaaatatcaaaccaaGAGTTAAAAGAGACAAACCTAGAGGATCGATGCACCATAGATAATCTGATAATGTATCTCCTATGATTCCTCCCTCCTCCCCAAGAATGAGGTGATCTCCAAAATTCCTTCTAACAACTTCTAATATAGCTGCCTCACTCATTTTGTCTGTACTGCAAGTAAATTTGGACAAATAAAGTGAAAATAGTCATGTTTCAGTTCAGAATCCGATCAGTTAAGAAGGGAAACCAACATATCAGATGCTTTGGAAAATCTTTAACTAAAAAGCAACTTAATGACCATATAGTGGTCAATCTGTCAACTCCTCCTTAAGCCAGAACCCAATAGTCAATACATGCATCGTTTTTATGGACTACAATGATAAAATGATTATAGACTGTGATTGAATGACATGATCACACAATGATAATTCTTGCACAGGAAATGGGTTGCCGCCATCAATGAAAATTGTAACTagataaatttttcattttcaagaaaTCCCCCTGCCAAGACATCCATTTTAAATGATCTCCACTAAAAGACATCTGTATAGCTTTGCGTCTGAGTGCAACGGTTGTGTGCGTGAATGCGAGGGTTCATCCTATGTGGGAACAGGAAGGAGGAGAAAGATTTGTGGAAAACATCTTCCAGCCTCTGAAGGCTATACAATTACTCAATAGGGAAAAGCAGCTTGAGTGCATGCCCATCAAGTATATGATTAGTTCCAAATATTGTTAGTTTATATCTGCATATTGAGAACATTCCTTTGAATTTTAGTCTACAGAAAAGTGGCAGATGAATTTACTCATAAATTGATAGAgatgaatttctttttcatctAGGCCCAGTTATTAAGTTGCTGATATTTAATGATTTAATCAATGCCACACAGCAAGATATTAAGAATGATCAGAAAGCAAAAAAAGGACTGCTTTTCAATGTTCACATTCTGATTCCACAAGGACATACGAGTGTATTAAGGTGCAAATGCAATTTATCCACACAGATCATCACCTTGAAACATCTTATCTATCATCTAACTTAGATGACAAGGTAGGCAATAAACAATGATAAAGGAGGTAACAAGCTTTTCCCCTCAATAGCATAAACACTATATGACTatgaataataaagaaaatatagacATACATCAATAGTTGGGAAACTTTGATAAGTCCTTACTCGGTCACCAAGTCTGTAAGTCCTTTATACGTGATATTTCTAGGCTTATTAACAGCATCCATCACCACCTGGATTGAGAAACAGAATGCTTAGGTAACTACAGGTTCAATTTGCATTTACTTGATGTTATTAATGTACACCAGCCAATCCCTAAATCATACATGGtcaattaacaacaaaaaaatatacaaaaaaactttatttaaaaaaaaaaaattcaggacaTTCACTTGAGAGATATTTAGCAATGGAAACATTTATAAATATGTTCaatgttgtcttcttctttttttctttagaacATAGAATTGCTTTGGAAAAGAACTGGGTCATGTATCCATAATTAAATTGACTATTAATGGAACTTCATATCCTATATAGAGTAGAACATAACTCAGGCATTCcagattaattgaaaaattaaacaaatttcagAAGAAACGCATATCATTTCtaagaaaattgaacaaaaacacaacaaaagcTCATAAATTTCACATTGTCATgagcttttaattaaaaaaaagccacTTTGAATTGAACAGGAACCAGAATCAAAGTCTCACTCAGTTAAAGAATCCTTGAAAGAGAGAGCTAGAGAGAGAAACCAAACCTCGGCACCAGTTTTAGCGGCTGTTTCAACTACTTGAATAAGCTGATTAGCTGATATAGGCCCAGTTGATGGAGCACCCACTTTAGGATACTTCCTTTCATTAGTAATCTCTGACAAGGCAGCCTTTGTGCACACATTTCTCGctagtttcaagttcaaaagctgaatttttttataaccacTCTgagaattctcaataaatctTTGTGGAAAACAAAGTTTTGAGTGATGTAAGAGTGAAAATGATCTGGGGTTCTGAGAAAATTCAAGGGGAATGTTAGTGGAAAACACTAGGGACCTGCCCATTTCAATCCCAGTTAAAGAGTTCTTGATTTTGTGACTTTTTGAGGTACAAAGTTTGGGACTTTTTGAGGTTTTTGCTTGTACTAGCGTCTGTGCCACAGGTTTTTATGCATCTGCGTTGCTAAGCTAGTCTTGTCTGCATGTACTAGGAATCTAAGGTGGAATTTAGATGGACAGACTGCGTAGTGTCATGTCGTTCATGGTGAGTTACATGTCGTCTGGAGTTAGGTAAGGACAAGGAGTCAAGGATGATTATAGAGACTAATACATACTAGCATTTTTGCCTCACCACAGTAGCTTTGACAGTTCACTGACTCAAGTTATGACATTGTATGCATCTGATCAACGAAGATGTCTGAAAAAATGCATTTGATGGGAGAGACTGATGAACACTCTTGACATATTAAAGTAGACTAGCACAAGCTTGCCACCATTAAAAGAATTCTTACTTGCCTTAAAAGTTATAATTGATTTTGGGTTACTTTATTTTCCTTCTAATGATTTCCAACTTGTGGAATTTTGTGATAGCATTTCTGCAAGAGATATTAGTTATAGAAAGAGCCCCACCAGTCTTGTATTTCTCATGAGagacccttttttttcaaagaatttcaaaatatagCCTTTTCACTCTCAACTCGTACTTATATACAAGCGGGATAGAtccaagaagagaagaaaatcacattcgaatttgttcttcttctcaTGTCTCTGTTTCTGTGTTTATCTTTATTGTATATTTGTATATATCTAGGAGTTATAacttgaaaaacataaagagaCATGCCCATTTCAATACCAAATATCGAGTTCCTGACTTCCTGAGGCAAGAAGCTCAACCCCTTTGAGGTATTTCCTCTGTACTCGTGTCTGTGCCTCATGTTTTTAAGCATCTGTCCAGTAATTCTAGCAAGCAAGGGTCAAAAGACGTGATGAAGTATGATAGACTAAAAATTggattaataaagaaaataaaaatcgagCCTTTTGTTTGTACTTTAAATTGACTTCATCTTATGCTTTgtttattttcagaaaaataaattccttGAAACTATTTTCCCTACTTTCTCATATTTGGTgaatataagaaaacaaaaaaaaaaaactcaattctggtaaaaaaaaaaaaaactttataagaggaaaatgtttttctttctttattctaaaaaaaacatttttccatGAAGTACCTCTTCTTTGCCTGGTTAAAGGTATTGATTTTTTAGCAACCAagtttttttgtgtcatttcaAATAATTCTCGTTTCCCCATTCCTGTAAAAAAATCCTTGTTATTGCAGGAAGCTTTCtgcttcaaattttaaatagtgGCACAATTATGACTGTTACTGCTTTTGACATCCCTTGCTCCTTTTTTAAAAGCTTTGACAGTAATTTTGATGCAATTATATTCAAGTAAATATGACCCCAATGACATATtctattaattcattaataaattatattataagtgattaaatatttatatttaatattttttatatattagataaatttgaaaaaaaaattaattcattaataaattattttccagttcatttttcataacataaccaaacactggaaagtgttttccagttcatttttcattacactaccaaatatcagaaaatacttTCTCGAAATTTACTTTTCTGAAATTCACTTTTTCagaaattcacttttcaaaatcaaactaCTTTCCTGCAAATAGCCTTAATTATTGTTCTCTGCATATAGAAAATCATATGTACAGAAGCAGATAATGGAATCAATAACCTTCGGTCTACGTGTATTTTCCTATAATatcaaaaggggaaaaaattattctttgaaTTCGTCAAGAATATATGAAGTATGTTTATAGAAAAGGATGCCGATAATGTTGAAATAGGAGAAAGATTCCCTTTTGATATATTTAGATTCAAGTAAAAATATTCCTAGTTTAAAAAGATTTgtatttaggatttttattaaattaatatttaaaatccttctctgaaaaaaatagtttaaatttatcttgattccataaacttttattaaaatatatggttTTATGAGAACGAATATACAATatgtccaattttttttaaaaaaccttgtTGTTTATAATGacattatgctttttttttccaaaccctTAAGacttgcatcttttttttatataaaaaaatatgaagttcaaattgtttttaatgtataaaaGTGAACCGGTCTAGTGTTTTAATAGGTTTTCCGCACAATAAACTTTTGTAATTACATTTATATGTTGTTTGGATAAGTTAATATCTTcttctaccttttcttttctttttagttttgtgatAATATTTATAGATGTTGTTGAATATATGCAATTATATAATCCATCttataagtttattttgtttttgtcttttattctataaaaattaaCTGGATTTGGCCATAAAAGCATCTAAAGCCCGCTAAAAAGCCAACAAGTTTTggtaatatttctttttaaaaaatcaaactaaatcgATTCAAAactattcaatttaaattagttCTCGTCGTTGGATCTggttctaaatataaaaaaaaataatcaatttgattagtttttttcttataaaaaaccaaacaaaaaatgctCATCTCTAACAATTATGTTTCCATTAAATGATtctaacaaaaattacaattaacatattaaaatagttcaaggtaaaattaatatataaaatagtttAGGTGTGAAATTGATACTACCCTAATTGTTTAAGggtatattttgatatttttcttatgtataattataattacaaaatattcatgatttttttattgcaagctTCTatgttcaaattaataattaatttcttaagacttaataaggaaagaaaaaatttaaggcAAAAGTGTAAAATAAGGAGAAATCTCTTGGCGAATCTCAAACTtgctaaaaaaaagttatgtttagtccatctactttgtttttttttttcctttacaatccctttaatttttataattttaattttaatttaaaaacttattttcttaatattttagtttataaatttaataaatgaaaaataaaattgccataaaaataaattatattgatatcaaCATGTTCCATTGTTCCATTCTACAAGGTTATTATTGATATCTTAATCTTATGCACCACCCGTCCAAGATTACATATAGATTAATATGCTTTATatttacttaaatattttttaaagaaataaaaagaaatgataatctaatttttttatttaattaaacactAAGCTTAGCATGTATAAGGTTTACGAGTCACTAAATTCAAATATCAATGAGTTTAGTTAAGTActaaattcaagtaattatgaatttaatgaaCTGTTAGATTTAATATCTTCAAGCTTAATCAAGCAAGTACATATGATTCCAAAAATTTTAGAGGGACCTTCTGTCTATTTCCCAAATTTGTGGGAATTTTAATACGAAAGCAGAATCCATGTTGCTTCCTTGAACAAATGGATGAAACTATTCAAAGAAATGGCAATTGTCACAACATCATAGGCCCTAAAGTTTTTCCATGCATTTTAGAAGCAGCCATTAATTTCATTGTAAAAGTCAAGCAGATGTATCCTCTTCCTCCCTCTTAATCTTATGCACCACCCGTTCAAGAGAACAAGTCAGCCATAATAGTAGGAATAATCAGCTCAAGTGGTACCAGCATAGCCAAGGAACTTTCATCTGGCCCATCGTACAAGGTGGTGTGTGGTGTCATTCTATTGGATTGGATTGGATCTATATTTAAGATATGGAGGCGAATGAGAGGTTCACCTGAATCGAATcctattcattttaatattatattgtattaaaaagaatttaaatattatgtgaatatatctatataatataaatatatttttaggctAAATTCCGTGagttttaaattgagtttaacgtatcaaataagaataattattcaaaaaaatactttccctTTCGGGCTATAAGATCACATCTCGTAGCAGTCAagtcacaaaaaaatttaacactGTAATATATATTTGTCGTTGTGATGGGAAGAAAAATTGCAAGTTGGAATAGTACCCGTCttagttttctttaaataaattacgaattaaatacaaaataataataaatttatgtaaattttaaataaaaaaagttaatcgaTGAAGTACGTGtcttttaagtttttggattttgttttatttttcaactcaccCCCTCAAATGATTATAATAATGGTATatgttcaaaatttattaaaattgaaaagtctCCTATGCATCATTTTACCATCTGCCTAATTTCCAATTTTAAATGAAAGCAGATAGGTCCTCTAGTTTTGAACAAATGGATAAAATTATTCAAAGGAATGCCAATTGTCACAGCTAGCTTGATAGGTCCTCTAGAATGTTGAGTTGGTTACCATTAATGTGTAACAACCATTAATAATTGCAACAGCTGTAGTTGGAGCTGCACCAACCATGTGCACCCATCCCAAATATCAAAGGTTAGCAGCCACCATTGTTAAAGAAGAGTTGGAGCtgatgacatcatttttttctataaataggcACCAAGAGAGAGCAACAAAGTTAGAGAGTATGGTAGAGAGAGCAAACTAGtagagaacaagagagaaagagtTGTTGCCCATACTGCCATGTGCAGCAGTGTGAGAGCAATGGGAgtagagtttgagtgaagtgattcCCCTCCTCCATGTGTGTTGTAACCATTTCTCTAtttatctctaataaaatgaaccTCTCCCGTGAATGTAGGCGGTTTtcccgaaccacgttaaatattgtgtcagtgtgcttagtcTCCTTTGGAAAAATATCAGAACaccaccggtccgcgcatggggagCCGGAacccccaacaattggtattaGAGCATATGGGttaaagtggtgtttgatttttgcccaaaaataaaaattgttaaaattgtgttttgaccataccactgtgtagaggaggaagagacgaagccactgatTAAAACCGCGTTGAAATCGAACATCGGAAACGTCCTTACACGCCGGCGAGGTGACTGCCTACGCGCACAGACGCGCGCCACGCATCACATGCGTCTTCTTCACCCTGATACGTGTATTTTCCTATAatatcaaaaaggaaaaagttatTCTTTGAATTCGTCAAGAATATATGAAGTATGTTTATAGAAAAGGATGCCGAGGAGAAAGATTCCCTTTCGATATATTTAGAATCAGGTAAAAATCCtagtttaaaaagatttttattaaattaatattaaaatccttgttagaaaaatatagtttaaatttatcttgattCTATAAACTTCTTTTAAATATAAGGGTGATATGTGTTAATTATCAATGAATAAAAGCTTAGTATTAATTAAAGTTTCTTGGAATAAATCAAGTCTTGGTTTCAAAACATGACAGCTACCAATCTCACGGTAAGATTTTAGGAGCGTATCCACCGCCACCGAGCCACCTGGGGAGCGGTGTCCTCCTCCTTCGCAAGCTTATGCACTACCCGTCCAAGCTGGTCCATATGTTGCTCCACCTCCAGTTGATTACCCTGCTACAAATGGTGCTGAACACACCAAAATATCACCCcctcttgaaaaaaaagaagcataaatGGTAACTGAACATTTCAAAACTCCCTGTGTGTAAATTCCATTGCAAATAACAATTcatcgttatatatatatatgtatattaacacacacacacacacacacacacctgaGGGGACaaattttcttatctttttgaCACAGTTGTCTGTGTTGTTTCGAATGTTTCTGCGACTTTAATTCTTCATAGCTCGGAATCCACCTTGTGGGAAATTgtcttaatttgtttgttttttcacacATGTTTTCTGTAACTAATTTCCTTGTACACATATTTTGATGTAAAtctgttttattatttcaacTCAATGGGCAATAATTCATGGAATCGCTCTTTCAAAGTTAGAGTTAGGTGTTGATtttaccatcaaacttttagaaatttttaatttggatagATTTTGCTTCCAACAAACTCTTGTaattacatttatatatattgtttggaAAAGTTCATATCTTcttctgccttttcttttctttttagttttgtgataatatttatacatgttGTTGAATATATGcaatcatataatttattttatgaatttattttgtttataccTCTTATTCTATAAAAATCAACTCGATTTAGCCATGAAAACCCCCTAAAACCTACTAAAAAACCGACAAGTTTTTccaattatctttttaaaaaaccaatttaaatcaaaccaaaactagTCAGTTTGAACATATTTTTAGCTAGCTGTagttctaaatatatataaaaaaaatggtttcactttagttagtatttttaatcaaaaaccaaacaaaaaatgctTACCTCTCTAATTATTATGTTTCCATCAAATGattctaacaaaaaatataattaacatatcaaaata
This window contains:
- the LOC112325746 gene encoding phosphatase IMPL1, chloroplastic isoform X2 — encoded protein: MGRSLVFSTNIPLEFSQNPRSFSLLHHSKLCFPQRFIENSQSGYKKIQLLNLKLARNVCTKAALSEITNERKYPKVGAPSTGPISANQLIQVVETAAKTGAEVVMDAVNKPRNITYKGLTDLVTDTDKMSEAAILEVVRRNFGDHLILGEEGGIIGDTLSDYLWCIDPLDGTTNFAHGYPSFAVSVGVLFRGNPAAAAVVEFVGGPMAWNTRTFTAIAGGGAFCNGQKIHASQTDRVEQSLLVTGFGYEHDDPWATNIELFKEFTDVSRIVEEAGGTVSRMDGGKFCVFDRSVLVSNGVLHAKLLERIAPATEKLKSKGIDFSLWYKPENYRTDL
- the LOC112325746 gene encoding phosphatase IMPL1, chloroplastic isoform X1 encodes the protein MGRSLVFSTNIPLEFSQNPRSFSLLHHSKLCFPQRFIENSQSGYKKIQLLNLKLARNVCTKAALSEITNERKYPKVGAPSTGPISANQLIQVVETAAKTGAEVVMDAVNKPRNITYKGLTDLVTDTDKMSEAAILEVVRRNFGDHLILGEEGGIIGDTLSDYLWCIDPLDGTTNFAHGYPSFAVSVGVLFRGNPAAAAVVEFVGGPMAWNTRTFTAIAGGGAFCNGQKIHASQTDRVEQSLLVTGFGYEHDDPWATNIELFKEFTDVSRGVRRLGAAAVDMCHVALGIVEAYWEYRLKPWDMAAGVLIVEEAGGTVSRMDGGKFCVFDRSVLVSNGVLHAKLLERIAPATEKLKSKGIDFSLWYKPENYRTDL